In Ignavibacteriales bacterium, the sequence ACGAGAGACTTACAATCCTGATAGAAGTCTGAGCTGTTCGTACCTTTTTATTTTTCCACGAACTGTGGCAAGAAGATTTTCGCGATGAATCGGTTTAACAAGAAAATCATCGACACCGATTTCTTTACTAGCTCGCATAAGAACGGCATCATTTAATCCTGTGATAAACACAAATGGCACTTGCTGCAGGTGACGCAGTTCCCTGGTTTTTTCATAAAATAAAAAACCATTCATTGTTGAAGTTTCCAGGCTGATGTCACAGAGAATCAAATCAACTTTTTCTTTCTTAAAATATTCGTATGCATCATCCGACGTGCTAAAGCCCGCCACATTGTATTTTTCTTGAACAAGCGTCGCCTCCATCAAGGTAAGTATTTGCTCGTCATCGTCAATCACAGCAATCTTCCACTTCTTCCTCTTCATCTCCTTTAAAACAACAAGGTTTGCATCGATGACAACCTGGTCGGAATTTGACACGTCGAAACTTTTACGAAGTTCGGCAAGACTTTCTTTCACCTCTGTCTGCGATGCATGTTGTAAAAGATGCTTTAGTAAAAAAATATAAATTTCTAATTTTGCTTGTCTATCTAAGACTTCATGTTCTTCCGCTGTAATAGAAAGCGATTGTCTGAGGTCTAGAAGTTCGTGTACTTCCTCTTCAGTTTTTTGACCGTCAGACCAGATAAGCAAGAGTGCCTGTTTGTAGGTTTCTAATGCTTCTTTCGACGCTCGTTTTATTTTTGCAGGTTCGGTTGAATCAGTAGAACGCAGACCCGCTTTTTTGAATTCCTCATACAGCGCCGGCACTTTCATTCCATTGATGCCTGCGGGATCAGTGAGAATGTGCTCATTCAGATTATATGGTGTGAGCACTTTGTCAGATACATCGGTATTCTTTACGTTATTTTGTGGATCTGTATTTTTGCGTTGCTGCTGAAAAAAAAGTTCTTGAATTCGTTCTTCATAGGCAAATGCATATAAATTTTTGGGATCTAATTCGCGCGCTTTTTTTACTTCCTGAAGCGCCTTTTCTAAATTATTCGATTTTACAAGTTGATCGACATGCTTTAGGATTTCTCTGGACGATTTCGTGGCTTCAGGTATTCGTGTCGATTCCAATTAATTTTCTCCTTTATATGGTCACACGTATTCTTGCGATTTGGAAAAATATGAAGAACTGTCCTCTTTGGATCATAACGAATTATGAGAGGCAACTATAAGATAAACAACGAGTTCTTGTTGTGCACCGACAGATTACACTACTCTATTACAGTAGAATGTAGGAATGTCTTTCGAGAAACGCAATTTGAAAATCCTTGTATTCACATATTTTATGGACAGCAAATCGATCGCTGTTGCAGCGGTGTACGAGAAGCGACCACGTTTCCTTTTCCTTTGAGAGTATTTGTAATTCAGCTTTTACGAAACCAACCTCTACTCGTTCGTAATAATTTCTTGCCTGCCCCGAACAACAGCGATCCATTTGGGCACTGCATCAACGATCACAATAATCACGCTTCCCATAATCACAACTGTGAGAAGAAGATTAATAATTCCGTGCATGTGCGTTTTTTCTATACGCAGCATCGGAATGAACAAGTTCATAATATTCATTGCACCGGCAACGAGAGTGGTGATAGTGACAAAGATGAGCGGTACAATGGTGACCCACGCATACCGGGCTTTTCCACGATTGATAATAAACGACGTTCCCACCGTGAGTGCTATTGCTGCAAGCAACTGGTTCGCTGTTCCAAACATCGGCCATATCGAAGAAACACTGCCGGTATAGATAAAGTATGCCCACGCAACAACAATCACAAAACTCGCAAGCAAATTGCCTGGCAGCCAATCGGTCCGGCCAAAAGGCTTGTAAATTTTTCCTAGCATTTCCTGTAATACGAATCTGCCGATTCGTGTGCCTGCGTCAATCGTTGTAAGGATGAACAGCGCCTCGAACATAATAGCAAAATGATACCAGTACGACATTAAATTCGTTAATCCGGGAATATTAGAAAATATTTGTGCCATCCCGACTGCCAGCGATACTGCGCCGCCCGTTCTGCCAATAATCTTCTCGCCCACATCCGCCGAAAGCTGCGCAATATTCGAATCCACAAATCCCATTGCGTGAAGCTGCGGAAGAACAGATTGAAATTTTTCCACCGGCACATTGATCATAAAATAATCGAGAGGCAACAAACTTGCCGCCGCAATAAGAGCCAGCACACTGACAATGCCTTCAGCAAGCATTGAGCCGACTGCGATGAATTTGATTTGCGATTCTCTCATCAACATTTTCGGCGTTGTACCGGAACTCACGAGCGAATGAAATCCCGAGACGGCTCCACATGCGATAGTAATGAACAAATACGGGAAGAGTGTTCCAGGAATAATCGGCCCGCCGCCATGCACATACATCGTAAATGCCGGCATCTTCAGGATCGGTGCGACAATGATAATACCAAGCGCGAGAAGTCCTATAACGGTCAGTTTCATTATTGAACTCAAATAGTCACGCGGCGACAACAACAGCCACACCGGCAATACAGAGGCACAGAAGCCATACATCGCAAGCAGAATCGTTAATGAACTATGATCAAACATGAACCACGAGGCAACGGGCGAATCTGGAATGTAGCGGCCGTAGATTACTGCGAGTGTCAA encodes:
- a CDS encoding response regulator, which codes for MESTRIPEATKSSREILKHVDQLVKSNNLEKALQEVKKARELDPKNLYAFAYEERIQELFFQQQRKNTDPQNNVKNTDVSDKVLTPYNLNEHILTDPAGINGMKVPALYEEFKKAGLRSTDSTEPAKIKRASKEALETYKQALLLIWSDGQKTEEEVHELLDLRQSLSITAEEHEVLDRQAKLEIYIFLLKHLLQHASQTEVKESLAELRKSFDVSNSDQVVIDANLVVLKEMKRKKWKIAVIDDDEQILTLMEATLVQEKYNVAGFSTSDDAYEYFKKEKVDLILCDISLETSTMNGFLFYEKTRELRHLQQVPFVFITGLNDAVLMRASKEIGVDDFLVKPIHRENLLATVRGKIKRYEQLRLLSGL
- a CDS encoding carbon starvation protein A — translated: MNAMPLLIAAIAFFALAYRFYFSFIAAKVAVVNDVNVLPSSRLYDGQNYYPMNKWVLFGHHFAAIAGAGPLVGPVLAVQFGYFPGFLWMVIGAVMAGAVHDFVILVASVRHDAKSLAEIAKVEISRLSGTTASIAILIILVVAMAGLGLVVVNSLSESAWGTFTIAATIPIALLMGIWMFRLRKGKVAEATIGGVILLTLAVIYGRYIPDSPVASWFMFDHSSLTILLAMYGFCASVLPVWLLLSPRDYLSSIMKLTVIGLLALGIIIVAPILKMPAFTMYVHGGGPIIPGTLFPYLFITIACGAVSGFHSLVSSGTTPKMLMRESQIKFIAVGSMLAEGIVSVLALIAAASLLPLDYFMINVPVEKFQSVLPQLHAMGFVDSNIAQLSADVGEKIIGRTGGAVSLAVGMAQIFSNIPGLTNLMSYWYHFAIMFEALFILTTIDAGTRIGRFVLQEMLGKIYKPFGRTDWLPGNLLASFVIVVAWAYFIYTGSVSSIWPMFGTANQLLAAIALTVGTSFIINRGKARYAWVTIVPLIFVTITTLVAGAMNIMNLFIPMLRIEKTHMHGIINLLLTVVIMGSVIIVIVDAVPKWIAVVRGRQEIITNE